A stretch of Aureispira sp. CCB-E DNA encodes these proteins:
- the uraD gene encoding 2-oxo-4-hydroxy-4-carboxy-5-ureidoimidazoline decarboxylase produces MTLEELNELNLGDLEQKLEYCCAAKKWYKELAAEFPFETIHDLKEASDRIWNTCSELDYLEAFEGHPKIGDVNSLAKKFQATKDWAGNEQKLVQQASMEVIEALAEGNAAYEARFGFIFIVFATGKTAQQMLDLLLERLPNDRATELKIAAGEQHKITTLRIQKLLA; encoded by the coding sequence ATGACTTTGGAAGAATTAAACGAACTCAATTTGGGTGATTTGGAACAAAAATTAGAGTATTGTTGTGCTGCTAAGAAATGGTACAAGGAATTGGCTGCCGAGTTTCCTTTTGAAACAATCCATGATTTGAAGGAAGCCTCTGACCGTATTTGGAATACATGCTCAGAGTTAGATTACTTAGAGGCTTTTGAAGGACACCCTAAAATTGGCGATGTTAATAGTCTGGCAAAAAAATTCCAAGCAACTAAAGATTGGGCTGGTAATGAGCAAAAATTAGTACAACAAGCCTCTATGGAGGTGATTGAAGCTTTGGCTGAGGGAAATGCTGCTTATGAAGCTCGCTTTGGATTTATTTTTATTGTTTTTGCAACAGGGAAAACAGCGCAGCAAATGTTGGATTTGTTATTGGAGCGATTGCCCAATGATCGAGCCACAGAGTTGAAAATTGCAGCAGGAGAACAGCATAAAATTACCACTTTGAGAATTCAAAAACTATTAGCATGA
- the uraH gene encoding hydroxyisourate hydrolase, translated as MSQITTHILDTSLGKPAAGVQVRLQRKDGKEWETIATGITNLDGRVGDLLKEGTTISPGIYRMFFETGSYYEKLNVKTFYPEVGIVFETFNMEHYHVPLLLNPFGFSTYRGS; from the coding sequence ATGAGTCAAATTACAACGCATATATTAGATACAAGTCTGGGCAAACCAGCAGCAGGAGTGCAGGTTCGTTTGCAAAGAAAAGATGGAAAAGAATGGGAAACTATCGCTACGGGGATAACGAATTTAGATGGACGTGTTGGAGATCTATTGAAAGAAGGAACAACGATTAGCCCTGGAATTTATAGGATGTTTTTTGAAACGGGAAGTTATTATGAAAAACTGAATGTAAAGACATTTTACCCTGAGGTAGGAATTGTATTTGAAACTTTTAATATGGAACATTATCACGTGCCATTGTTACTAAATCCTTTTGGATTTTCAACTTATAGAGGGAGTTGA
- a CDS encoding LytTR family DNA-binding domain-containing protein, with protein sequence MQFLVWLQKPYPVLETFFQKEVLACSFGLFIYLFLTLFQPFNIQDIASQESRYILGFGIVTTVFMSINYSFFPLLFPVWFHKESWTVGKALLFIIFNILCIAFGNYYYHIFSTGNDLYIFDLSSFLFMTTMVGIFPVLFFLFTTELLLSKQLIKEANTINKQLVIEQKNNSATSVIHSIQLQGKASTDCLNLDLQQFLFAQSEGNYSKIHYFKNDFLQTKLLRVSLKELEIQFKQYTEIIRCHRSFIVNKNHIASLSGNARSCNIHFINSNLTVPVSRSFSKEKLI encoded by the coding sequence ATGCAATTCTTAGTCTGGCTCCAAAAGCCTTATCCTGTTTTAGAGACCTTCTTTCAAAAAGAAGTTTTAGCCTGTAGCTTTGGGCTATTTATTTATCTATTTTTAACACTTTTTCAACCATTCAATATACAAGATATTGCTAGCCAAGAATCTAGATACATTTTAGGTTTTGGAATTGTTACAACAGTTTTCATGAGTATCAATTACTCCTTCTTTCCCCTTCTTTTCCCTGTTTGGTTTCACAAAGAATCTTGGACAGTTGGCAAAGCACTATTGTTTATTATTTTTAATATTCTATGTATCGCATTCGGCAATTATTATTACCATATTTTCAGCACTGGAAATGACCTTTATATTTTTGATTTAAGCAGCTTCCTATTCATGACGACTATGGTTGGTATTTTTCCTGTACTTTTTTTTCTTTTCACAACCGAACTCTTATTATCCAAACAATTAATAAAAGAAGCCAATACTATCAACAAGCAACTTGTAATCGAACAAAAAAATAATTCAGCAACCTCCGTCATTCATTCAATCCAATTGCAAGGAAAAGCATCTACTGATTGCCTAAACTTAGACTTGCAACAGTTTCTATTTGCTCAATCCGAAGGCAATTACTCTAAAATACACTATTTTAAAAATGATTTTCTACAAACCAAACTACTTAGAGTATCCTTAAAAGAATTAGAAATACAATTCAAACAATACACTGAAATTATCCGATGTCATCGCTCTTTTATTGTTAACAAAAATCATATTGCCTCTCTATCTGGCAATGCTCGTTCATGCAATATTCATTTTATCAATAGTAACCTAACCGTTCCTGTTTCTAGAAGCTTCTCCAAAGAGAAATTGATTTAA